In the genome of Gloeotrichia echinulata CP02, one region contains:
- a CDS encoding Fic family protein: protein MLWQPIEDLPSDWQKLASSELPPLVTVWNEQADRLRASGEFQTFNDKLRREIAIETGIIERLYTIDRGVTRLLIEQGINEALIPHGATDRPVKQVVSLIKDQEAAIEGLFDFVGGQRTLSTSYIKQLHQLLTQSQDSTEALNPLTKEIFRVSLIKGDWKRQPNNPLRLDDTVHEYCPPEQVASEMDSLITLHHQHRDQKVPPEIESAWLHHRFTQIHPFQDGNGRVARCLASLVFIQASWFPLVLTRDDRAVYITALEKADQGDLSNLINLFAKSQKQAFLRSLGLSEQVLSEARRTQVIISAIADKLKQNQSASIQERCNKAESFAANLFDIAVLRLEEVAEEIKLSVQNFVSNAEVFTVAARVEDPRSYYHRYQVVETAKQLGYFANLRNYHTWIQLVINVETSTTLLLSFHVLGHEYRGLLVCTACAYHRDDSEQGERNISDIQSLADSPFQFSYADEEENLIERFKQWLEDIILTGLEYWNNSI from the coding sequence ATGCTATGGCAACCGATAGAAGATCTACCATCAGACTGGCAGAAATTGGCAAGTTCTGAGTTACCACCTTTAGTAACTGTTTGGAACGAGCAAGCAGATCGTCTGCGTGCGTCTGGTGAGTTTCAAACTTTCAATGATAAACTACGTAGAGAGATCGCGATTGAAACTGGCATAATTGAGCGTTTGTACACCATAGATCGTGGCGTTACTCGCCTGTTGATTGAACAAGGGATCAATGAAGCATTAATCCCGCATGGAGCTACAGATCGTCCAGTCAAACAGGTAGTTTCTCTGATTAAAGATCAAGAAGCTGCAATTGAAGGATTATTCGATTTTGTCGGTGGACAAAGAACATTATCAACCTCTTATATAAAGCAGTTACATCAACTCTTAACTCAGAGTCAAGACAGTACAGAAGCGTTAAATCCACTTACAAAAGAAATATTTCGTGTCTCTTTGATAAAGGGTGACTGGAAGCGTCAACCCAACAATCCTTTGCGACTAGATGACACTGTTCATGAGTATTGTCCTCCTGAACAAGTTGCATCCGAGATGGACTCATTGATTACCCTACATCATCAACATCGCGATCAAAAAGTTCCCCCTGAGATAGAATCAGCATGGTTGCACCATCGATTTACACAAATTCATCCATTTCAAGACGGAAATGGTCGTGTTGCTCGTTGTCTAGCGAGTTTGGTCTTTATCCAAGCTAGTTGGTTTCCTTTAGTGCTTACCCGTGATGATCGAGCAGTTTACATCACAGCCTTAGAAAAAGCAGATCAAGGCGACCTATCCAATTTAATTAATCTCTTTGCTAAGAGCCAAAAACAAGCTTTTCTGAGAAGCCTTGGTTTATCAGAACAAGTTTTGTCAGAAGCACGACGAACTCAAGTTATTATTTCCGCTATCGCTGATAAATTGAAACAAAATCAATCAGCTTCTATTCAAGAGAGGTGCAATAAGGCTGAAAGCTTTGCTGCAAATTTATTTGATATAGCTGTCTTACGCTTGGAAGAAGTAGCTGAGGAAATCAAGTTATCTGTCCAGAACTTTGTAAGTAATGCAGAAGTTTTTACAGTTGCTGCTCGTGTTGAGGACCCTCGATCATATTATCATCGCTACCAAGTGGTGGAGACGGCTAAACAATTGGGGTATTTCGCCAATCTTCGGAACTACCACACTTGGATTCAATTAGTTATTAATGTGGAAACATCAACAACGCTTCTGCTTTCATTCCATGTTCTCGGACATGAATACAGAGGGTTACTTGTTTGTACTGCATGTGCTTACCATAGAGATGATTCTGAACAGGGTGAACGCAATATCAGTGATATTCAGTCTTTAGCAGATTCTCCATTCCAGTTTTCTTACGCAGATGAAGAAGAGAATTTAATAGAACGTTTCAAGCAGTGGCTAGAAGATATAATTTTGACTGGTTTAGAATACTGGAACAACAGTATTTAA
- a CDS encoding DUF58 domain-containing protein: MKIIQPTINWLETHACAPAYSGWVLAGIAISFFGAAINTMAGWLYAISGVSFALLSVAAILPPRSLFNLSVNRLPIGPVTAGDELTVELEIHNQTQQSVSWLQIQDLLPFVLGKPVQKAIETIPPQGSYRWVYHHPTQRRGIYRWQTVELGSGAPLGLFWCRRQRECNAMAIVYPTVLPLANCPLVDQMGQEDSHNSDPSGRPLQTATSGLVRSLRPYRLGDPTRLIHWRTSARYGELRVRELEIITGGQEIIIALDSAANWAEDNFEQAVIAAASLYFYTQKQQMQVQLWTASTGLVKGDRLVKETLAATTPQQDTSTPVPESYPLIWLTPNPLSLSSLTVGSRWLLWQNISSASAPGVINRDYPGIILQAEPALELQLQKPPS; encoded by the coding sequence ATGAAAATTATCCAACCCACCATCAACTGGTTAGAAACCCACGCGTGTGCCCCTGCATACAGCGGTTGGGTCTTAGCAGGAATAGCTATAAGTTTTTTCGGTGCAGCAATTAATACAATGGCTGGCTGGCTATACGCCATCAGTGGAGTCAGTTTTGCCCTGTTGAGTGTAGCCGCCATTTTACCACCGCGATCGCTCTTCAATTTATCTGTCAACCGGCTTCCCATTGGGCCAGTGACAGCGGGGGATGAACTGACGGTAGAATTAGAAATCCACAATCAAACACAGCAGTCTGTTAGTTGGTTGCAAATCCAGGATTTACTACCCTTCGTTTTGGGTAAACCAGTACAAAAAGCCATAGAAACAATTCCCCCCCAAGGTAGTTACCGTTGGGTATACCACCATCCTACCCAGCGTCGGGGTATCTATCGCTGGCAAACAGTCGAATTGGGTAGTGGTGCGCCTTTGGGATTGTTCTGGTGTCGCCGTCAGCGTGAATGTAATGCAATGGCTATTGTCTATCCTACCGTGTTACCCCTGGCTAATTGTCCCCTAGTCGATCAAATGGGGCAAGAAGATAGTCATAATAGCGATCCGAGTGGTAGACCCTTGCAGACAGCTACATCAGGACTAGTGCGATCGCTCCGTCCTTACCGCTTGGGAGATCCCACCCGTCTGATTCACTGGCGTACCAGCGCCCGCTACGGAGAATTACGAGTGCGGGAATTAGAAATTATTACAGGTGGACAAGAGATAATTATTGCCCTAGACAGTGCTGCTAATTGGGCAGAAGACAACTTTGAACAAGCAGTTATTGCCGCAGCATCGTTGTATTTTTATACACAAAAACAACAGATGCAGGTGCAACTATGGACAGCATCTACAGGTTTAGTCAAAGGCGATCGCCTAGTCAAAGAAACCCTCGCAGCAACCACCCCCCAGCAAGACACTAGCACACCCGTGCCTGAGAGCTACCCCTTAATTTGGCTGACGCCAAACCCCTTGAGCCTCTCTTCCCTTACAGTGGGCAGTCGTTGGCTTTTGTGGCAGAATATATCCTCAGCATCAGCACCAGGAGTCATCAATCGGGATTACCCAGGCATAATTTTGCAAGCTGAACCAGCACTGGAACTCCAACTGCAAAAGCCACCCTCATAA
- a CDS encoding ferredoxin thioredoxin reductase catalytic beta subunit: MISSEVNTKSTDKSLEAMRHFSEQYAKRTGTYFCSEPSVTAVVIEGLAKHKDDLGAPLCPCRHYEDKEAEVNAAYWNCPCVPMRERKECHCMLFLTSDNEFAGDQQEISLETIKEVRDTMG, translated from the coding sequence ATGATCTCATCAGAAGTTAACACAAAATCCACCGATAAAAGCCTAGAGGCAATGCGGCATTTTTCTGAGCAATACGCAAAGCGTACTGGAACTTATTTCTGTTCTGAACCCTCTGTTACCGCAGTCGTCATTGAAGGACTAGCCAAACATAAAGATGATCTCGGTGCGCCTTTGTGTCCCTGTCGCCATTACGAAGATAAAGAAGCTGAGGTCAACGCTGCATATTGGAACTGTCCCTGTGTACCAATGCGTGAGCGTAAAGAATGCCATTGTATGCTGTTCCTGACATCGGACAATGAGTTTGCAGGCGACCAACAAGAAATTTCTCTAGAAACAATCAAAGAAGTGCGGGATACTATGGGATGA
- a CDS encoding DUF29 domain-containing protein produces MTITSNLKQLYETDENLWLEETIELLKQKQFNQLDLENLIEELICLGKRDLAKAKSFLRQIIIHLLLLQYWQGEYEINYRHWIGEIKTFRYDLNNHLTTNLVNKLQDDLENIYQSAVDFVQVKTDLTIFPEKCPYTLAKLLDDNYLP; encoded by the coding sequence ATGACAATTACTAGCAATTTAAAACAACTCTATGAAACTGATGAAAATTTATGGTTAGAAGAAACCATTGAATTATTAAAACAAAAACAGTTCAATCAACTTGACTTAGAAAACTTAATTGAGGAATTAATCTGTTTGGGTAAAAGAGATTTAGCTAAAGCCAAAAGTTTTTTAAGACAAATTATTATTCATCTATTATTACTTCAATATTGGCAGGGAGAATATGAAATAAATTATCGTCATTGGATTGGAGAAATTAAAACCTTTAGATATGACTTAAATAATCATTTAACCACGAATTTAGTAAATAAGTTACAGGATGATTTAGAGAATATTTATCAAAGTGCGGTTGATTTTGTGCAAGTGAAAACTGATTTAACAATTTTTCCAGAGAAATGTCCTTACACTCTTGCAAAATTATTGGATGACAATTATTTACCTTAA
- a CDS encoding DUF309 domain-containing protein translates to MSETMPQEFWQGVEQFNSGQFYACHDTLEALWIEASEPEKSFYQGILQIAVALYHLGNGNWRGAVILLGEGRNRLRRYPSSYGGIDLEELLQESGALLTALQQIGPDKISTEDDLSEYETLPLPRIVLAQ, encoded by the coding sequence ATGAGCGAAACCATGCCCCAAGAGTTTTGGCAAGGCGTAGAACAGTTTAATTCTGGACAGTTCTATGCCTGTCATGATACCTTAGAAGCCTTGTGGATCGAAGCCAGCGAACCGGAAAAATCCTTTTATCAAGGGATTTTGCAAATTGCTGTGGCACTGTATCATTTGGGTAATGGCAACTGGCGAGGAGCAGTAATTTTACTGGGAGAAGGACGCAATCGCCTGCGTCGTTATCCATCCAGTTACGGCGGCATTGATTTGGAAGAATTATTGCAGGAAAGTGGAGCATTGTTAACTGCACTACAACAAATCGGCCCAGATAAAATTTCCACTGAAGATGACCTCAGTGAATATGAAACCTTACCTTTGCCTAGAATTGTCCTAGCTCAGTAG